AAGGATTAACGAAACAGTTTGGTAACTTACTCGCAGTAAATAAAGTAGACTTACAAATTCACAAAGGGCATATATACGGTTTTTTAGGTCCAAATGGATCAGGTAAATCAACAATGATTCGTATGCTATGCGGCGTTCTCAAGCCAACATCGGGAGAAGGAACCGTTTTAACACATGATATAAAAACAGAACCTGAACATATTAAACAAAAGATTGGCTATATGTCGCAAAAATTTAGTTTATATGAGGAATTAACGATGAAAGAGAATTTAGACTTTTATGCCGGGGTTTACGGGCTGACTGGAAAAGAAAGTAAAGCTAGACAAGAAGAAATTATTTCGCTAACAGGGCTGTCCGGTCGCTTAAATCAACGTGCTAGCTCCCTTTCAGGTGGTTGGAAACAGCGATTGGCTCTTAGTTGCGCTCTCCTGCACAAGCCAGAATTGTTAGTTCTAGACGAACCAACAGCAGGGGTAGACCCTGTGTCACGGAGGATCTTTTGGGAAATTATAACCGAACTAGCCAAAGCTGGAATTACTGTCTTAGTAACAACACATTATATGGATGAAGCGGAATTGTGCACAGAAATTGGCTTTATATTTTATGGCACTATTCTCATTTCAGGAACACCTCACAAAATAAAAACAGAGCATAATGTCCATCATTTAGACGACTTATTTATAAAATTAGTTAAAGAACAACAAGAAAATTCACTCCATAGCGGAGGCTTAACATATGTCTAAACGTACCTCCACCTTCTCACTGAGCCGCTATATTTCTATTGTCAAAAAAGAAATCATTCAAATAAAAAAAGATCCAGCAAGTTTAGCGATCGCATTAGTGTTACCTGTCATGCTCTTATTTTTACTAGGCTATGCGGTAAGCTCGGAAGTCGAAAACATGGATATAGCGATTTGGGATCAAAATAAGACAAAGGAAAGTAGAGATCTATTTCAGCAATATGGGAACAGTCATTATTTTACTACATCTTACCATGTAACATCGTACGAAGAAGTTAATCATTTACTGGACAATGGTAAAATTGGTATGGCACTTGTTATACCAACAAATTATTCTAAACAATTGATACGTAATGAAGCATCCATTCAAATACTAGTTGACGGATCAGATCCAAATATTGCTAACACAGCGTTAAAGAATGCTAGTCTAATTACACAAAATAAATCTTTGGACATTCAAAAAGAGCAACTTAACAATCAGGGAGTTCAGGAAGTTAGTCAACCACTAAAAGAGGAAAGCCGTGTATTTTACAATCCTGACATGGATATGATGAAGTTTAATATCCCTGGGTTAATCGGCTTAATTATGCAAGAGGTAATTTTAATTCTTACCGCCTTTTCTTTAGTTAGGGAGAAAGAAAGAGGGACGATGGAACAACTTATTGTGACTCCTATTAAACCTAGTGAATTAATTTTAGGAAAACTAACGCCCTATACGGTTATTGGGTTTATCTCCTTTTTATTTGTTTTAATAGCTGGGGTCTTATGGTTTGGTGTTCCTATTCAAGGAAGTGTACCATTATTAATTTTACTAAGCACATTGTTTCTCATTACAACGTTAGCTATGGGAATTCTCGTTTCAACCATAGCAAAAAATCAATTACAAGCCATGCAAATAGCGTTTGCCATTATTTTACCTAGCGTTATTATTTCGGGATTTGTTTTTCCAAGAGAACCGATGCCCATTATTATTCAAGCTATGGGTGGCTTCATTCCACTTACTTATTTTCTAGAAATTTTACGAGGGATATTTTTAAAAGGTATTGGCATAGAAGAACTATGGAAACAAACTTTGATTCTCCTAACTTTTACTGTCATACTATGTATAGCAACTACACTGAGTTTTAAAAAACGGCTAGAATAAAGGGAGCCTTCAAGTTTATCCCCAAATGATGGTTAGTAGCCTAAGAGTATGACCTAAAGGTCTCCTAAACGAATCGGGGAGTTAGGTGCTGTTATCTCCCACTTAGACTTGTCCAGATCGTATTCCAATTCTTGATGTGGAAGTCTCACAGCACCTTATATCCGGAATAAATGGTAGGTGAAAATATGGATAAGCAAAATGATACACAGGAATTGCAGCAAGTAATCGAAAACTTTACAAATACTATGAGGAAAGAACAGCAATTATCACAAAGCCAATTAAAAATTCTTAACGCTGCAAAAGATTTATTTTCCGAAAAAGGCTATGAAAACAGTTCTACTTCAGAGATAGCTAAATTAGCTGGTGTAGCTGAAATCACGTTATTTCGCAACTTTAAATCCAAAAAAAATTTATTACATCAATTATTAGCCCCTTTAATTATACAGGTTAGTTCGCCATCTATCCTTAAAGAAGTTATAACTCAGTTTAATACTACACATGAAGAAACAGAAGAAATACTAGAAGCTTTAATGAAAGATAGACTTGATTTATTAGAAAAAAATGATGGTGTACTTAAAGTTTTGATTAGAGAATGTTTAAATAATGAGGAAGTTCGCCAATCTGTCATTCATAACATTACGAAGCCAGCCCAAAATGAAGCATTCAAATTTGTAAACCATCGAATTAATAATGAAGAATTTAGAGATGTGGACAGTCAAGCAGTAGTTGATCTTCTGTTTTATATTATGTTTGGCTATATTATCAGTCATCATGTGCTTAGGCTGGAAGGATTTACAAACGATAAAGAAGTTATGATCCAAACGATAATTGATTTGTTTCTTCATGGTGTTAAAAAATAGGCTGAACCTCTGCATAGAGACTCAGCCTGATTTTTATTAAAACTGATCAGCACTATAAACAAACGCATTCGGCACAGCATTTTTAGGATCATAGGTTTCAAGTATCTTCCCATAGCGTTCGCGATAATCATTATCTACTTCTAATTGCGGAATAACCTTTGTTCCCTCTTCAAAGAAATGCTTCGAACCACGACCCATTTCTTTTCCTCGTTTTGTATGCTTGTCTAGTGCTACATCCATAATTTCCGGTTTTTGCCCCATCGCAAAACCTTTAATAATAATATTTTTTAAAAAGTCACTGGATCTGTCCTTTTTGCTTTCACATAAAATCCGGATAGCGTGGATAAAATACATTGGCTGGTCGCCATCATTATACGGGAAGTTTTTACGCATTTCGTTTAAATTTTGCACGTGAATAGCGGCATCCAAATTACCAAAGCCGATATCCTCAACAGAAATAGTCAATAATCTTCTCCACATTCTATCGAGTAGTTGTGGGGAGCTAATAAATAATTCATATGCGTATCCACAAGCTTCCTCGACCATCGCTCTACGTATAGATTTTTGCAATGATGAAACAACTTCATCTACCTGTAAATTATTTCTTGTTTTCGTTTCTGCCCATACATTATAAGCTGAACTCATATCTATTTCTCTCCTTGTTTTTCAATATGTTTTAAAATACTTTTTATAGTTTTACTACCTTTTTAATTACTGAGGTTGATGAATCTCCATTAATTCCTGAACTAGAATTTTAATGGTTTCTGCGTTCATCAATTGATCTTCTGCATGAACGAGCAGTAATGTTACTTGAGGCTCTAATTGTTTCATTTCATCAGATAGAGCAGATGCATGAATATGATGCGCTTCGGAAAATACGTCCGACCCTTCCTGCAATTTTTTATGTGCTTCTTCCATATTACCTTTTTTCGCATCTTCTAAAGCTAGCAAATAGTTGGATTTAGCAAGTCCTGCACACGTAATGATTTTCATAGCTACTTCTGATAACCGTTCTACCTTGGACATATGTTATGCTTTCCCTTCCTCATGTAATTTGAAAGCTTGTTGTAATGCTTCTTCTCCGTTCGCCATTGCATATGTCCGAGCTTCTACTGCTGCTACAGGGATTTGCAGTGTCGCCTTAATGGAATCCACAGCATAAATAATTTGTGGTCCTACTAAACAAATATCCCATTTTCCTACTTCTTCATTAATAGCATTATTGGATCTTGCTTCTACGTCTACATTCAGATTTTGAGCTGCTGCAGCCTGCTTCATTTTATCTACTAAAATTGAACTGGACATTCCAGCATTACATACTAAAAGTATTTTCAATTCGTTCACTCTCCTTTGTCATCTCTAAAACGTCACTCTATATAATGCTTATTAAAAAACGATGTCGATAAGGCGATGATTTTTTTTAAGAATGCCTCTTTTCCATCAACTTCCAGTAAACTGGAAATGGAATCTTTATCTAAAGCTAACTGCTGAATAAACTGAAACAAGGTGCTTACATCATCGTCCATTTTATTTTCAATCGCCAGTAAAAATACCATTTTAATTTTTTCCCCGTTATGATAGAGTGGCTTCTTTAGCACCGCTACGTGAACCGTGGTTTTATTAGCGAATGAAGATAGAGGATGAGGAATCATAAAATGCTTCCCAATAGTTGTTGGATAATTTTCCTCTCGCTGTATAACATCCTTCACATAGCCCTCCAGGTCATTAATTCGATGATATTGTTTCAGCTTCTGCGCCATGTCTTCAATTAATTCCTCAAATGTAAGTTGAGCATCCTCGTAAATTTCAACAAACTCTTTGCTGAACATTCTTAAAATCAACTTTTCATAGCGATTGCTATTTTTAATTTTGTGGATTGTATTCGTGAGCGAATAATAATCACTTCGTTCAGGAATTCGCTCAATAACATGGCAGGGGATAGTTTGTTCGATGTTCAAAATATTTGTCGCGATAATTAAGTCCACTTGATGGTTTTCCGCGTACCTTTCCAATGCAATTAATGGCAAACAAGCAGTCACATCAATATGGTTCCTGAAATTATTGGCAAGCCAATTTTGGATAATATCATTGATTCCCATACTCGTATCACTTATAACAACTGTTTTCAATCGAATATTATTTTTTCTTAGAAAAATTTCAATATAAATCGCTATATAAGATATTTCATCATCTGCCAAATACTTCTTTTGGTATCGATATACAATATGGACAACCAACATCGCCACTTCGTAAGCAAACGGATAACGCTTTTTTATATCACTAATAATTGGATTTGATAATTCATAATTCGTGTCTAAACGACGGAGCATATATTCTATATGCACTTTAAGATTTTCCATCGTTTCCACGCTTTCCTTTAAATCAATGCTATATTTATCCAGTACTTCTCTGCGGAATTCATTTAAAATGGTTAATGCTGTAATACTAATATTTTCTTCGATCGACGCTGAACTAGATGGTATTTTAAGGGACCAGAAAAAACGATTTAAGCTTGTTTTATCCTTTTCTTTAATATCAACTCCCGACTTAATCAGTTCCTGTAGTAATGAGCTTACATCTCTATTAAAAAAGGATTGCGCATCAGAATGTATCGTATATCCAGACCTATTCCTGATAACAGTAAGATAAATAGCCCCGACCATCATTTCAAATGATTTATCATCTACAACTAGCTTCTGGGAAGCTAAATAATTTTTCATTTTTATCTTTAACAATTCGAGCTCTTTCTCATCAAAATGTCCATTTACTAAAAAACTAACATCTGTTAAGTAGTCGGGCTTATCAGATAAAATGAGCTCTTTTAGCATTTTGAACAGTAAATACCTTACTTCTTCTTCTACTGCTGTAAAGTGAATTTGATTATGAACAATAGCAATAGACCCTATCTTATACTTTGTCTCTAGTAGATGCTTCAATTTGCTTATATCTTTAAATACCGTTTGTTCCGAGACATAGAGCTCATCTGCTAAATCAAAACAATCTTGCTCTTCTTGGAATAACACCTTTCCTAAAATGGTATACAAACGTTGCTCTTGGTTGCGATAGCCTTGATGCTGTACGTTTGTAACAGGGTTAAGAAATGCCGTAATGGACTCCATGTCTTTAGGTAGCAGATAATAGCCTTTTTTATTCGATGAAAGAATTCGACATGCTTCAACGTTTAACGCTTTATTAATGGAGGCAATATCGTTTCTTACGGTTCTTGTGGACACATTTAATTTGTCAGCTAATTTAGCACCAAATATTCCATTTGGGTTCTTAATAATTAACTCGATAATTTCTTTTTGCCGATCCGTAAACATCGATATTACCTTCCTTTTCACGTTTTATGCACCTTTCAGAGCTTTTTCAGCCTATATTAAACTTCGTTGTGAAGTAATTTAATCTTATAGACCGTTTCAATAA
This genomic interval from Virgibacillus pantothenticus contains the following:
- a CDS encoding ABC transporter ATP-binding protein; protein product: MLAIETKGLTKQFGNLLAVNKVDLQIHKGHIYGFLGPNGSGKSTMIRMLCGVLKPTSGEGTVLTHDIKTEPEHIKQKIGYMSQKFSLYEELTMKENLDFYAGVYGLTGKESKARQEEIISLTGLSGRLNQRASSLSGGWKQRLALSCALLHKPELLVLDEPTAGVDPVSRRIFWEIITELAKAGITVLVTTHYMDEAELCTEIGFIFYGTILISGTPHKIKTEHNVHHLDDLFIKLVKEQQENSLHSGGLTYV
- a CDS encoding ABC transporter permease, with translation MSKRTSTFSLSRYISIVKKEIIQIKKDPASLAIALVLPVMLLFLLGYAVSSEVENMDIAIWDQNKTKESRDLFQQYGNSHYFTTSYHVTSYEEVNHLLDNGKIGMALVIPTNYSKQLIRNEASIQILVDGSDPNIANTALKNASLITQNKSLDIQKEQLNNQGVQEVSQPLKEESRVFYNPDMDMMKFNIPGLIGLIMQEVILILTAFSLVREKERGTMEQLIVTPIKPSELILGKLTPYTVIGFISFLFVLIAGVLWFGVPIQGSVPLLILLSTLFLITTLAMGILVSTIAKNQLQAMQIAFAIILPSVIISGFVFPREPMPIIIQAMGGFIPLTYFLEILRGIFLKGIGIEELWKQTLILLTFTVILCIATTLSFKKRLE
- a CDS encoding TetR/AcrR family transcriptional regulator, with amino-acid sequence MVGENMDKQNDTQELQQVIENFTNTMRKEQQLSQSQLKILNAAKDLFSEKGYENSSTSEIAKLAGVAEITLFRNFKSKKNLLHQLLAPLIIQVSSPSILKEVITQFNTTHEETEEILEALMKDRLDLLEKNDGVLKVLIRECLNNEEVRQSVIHNITKPAQNEAFKFVNHRINNEEFRDVDSQAVVDLLFYIMFGYIISHHVLRLEGFTNDKEVMIQTIIDLFLHGVKK
- a CDS encoding PTS lactose/cellobiose transporter subunit IIA; translated protein: MSKVERLSEVAMKIITCAGLAKSNYLLALEDAKKGNMEEAHKKLQEGSDVFSEAHHIHASALSDEMKQLEPQVTLLLVHAEDQLMNAETIKILVQELMEIHQPQ
- a CDS encoding PTS sugar transporter subunit IIB produces the protein MKILLVCNAGMSSSILVDKMKQAAAAQNLNVDVEARSNNAINEEVGKWDICLVGPQIIYAVDSIKATLQIPVAAVEARTYAMANGEEALQQAFKLHEEGKA
- a CDS encoding BglG family transcription antiterminator; protein product: MKRKVISMFTDRQKEIIELIIKNPNGIFGAKLADKLNVSTRTVRNDIASINKALNVEACRILSSNKKGYYLLPKDMESITAFLNPVTNVQHQGYRNQEQRLYTILGKVLFQEEQDCFDLADELYVSEQTVFKDISKLKHLLETKYKIGSIAIVHNQIHFTAVEEEVRYLLFKMLKELILSDKPDYLTDVSFLVNGHFDEKELELLKIKMKNYLASQKLVVDDKSFEMMVGAIYLTVIRNRSGYTIHSDAQSFFNRDVSSLLQELIKSGVDIKEKDKTSLNRFFWSLKIPSSSASIEENISITALTILNEFRREVLDKYSIDLKESVETMENLKVHIEYMLRRLDTNYELSNPIISDIKKRYPFAYEVAMLVVHIVYRYQKKYLADDEISYIAIYIEIFLRKNNIRLKTVVISDTSMGINDIIQNWLANNFRNHIDVTACLPLIALERYAENHQVDLIIATNILNIEQTIPCHVIERIPERSDYYSLTNTIHKIKNSNRYEKLILRMFSKEFVEIYEDAQLTFEELIEDMAQKLKQYHRINDLEGYVKDVIQREENYPTTIGKHFMIPHPLSSFANKTTVHVAVLKKPLYHNGEKIKMVFLLAIENKMDDDVSTLFQFIQQLALDKDSISSLLEVDGKEAFLKKIIALSTSFFNKHYIE